A section of the Aricia agestis chromosome 4, ilAriAges1.1, whole genome shotgun sequence genome encodes:
- the LOC121726074 gene encoding uncharacterized protein LOC121726074 — MIFFFKMTAPYSNMKPKQQIKQIEPSFKPCPCMPLRIACFIMGYMTLFYTSLISICLLGFLVWLITEVGVFDLKSGEFLLGDFLIGHMISITIFVMLLNIFALVLTIVCLVGIHQRRPRLMMWHISFTATRMLITVATLGYNLLAGLNFGLLVGQLTDIGITTYYIYVFKSYMDQLHKEIKEAPEKCDNKNELIKVPIV; from the exons atgatatttttttttaaaatgactgCCCCATATTCAAA CATGAAACCTAAACAACAGATTAAGCAGATTGAGCCCTCCTTCAAACCGTGTCCCTGTATGCCACTTAGGATTGCCTGTTTCATCATGGGATACATGACTTTG ttttatacGTCACTGATAAGTATTTGCCTCCTGGGGTTCCTAGTATGGCTTATCACGGAAGTGGGCGTCTTTGATTTAAAGTCTGGCGAATTTCTGCTCGGGGACTTCTTAATAGGCCACATGATATCCATCACAATCTTCGTAATGCTCCTTAATATTTTCGCATTGGTTCTGACCATTGTCTGCTTGGTCGGTATTCACCAG AGGCGACCGCGGCTGATGATGTGGCACATCTCGTTCACGGCGACGCGAATGTTGATCACAGTAGCGACGTTGGGGTACAACCTACTAGCTGGGCTCAACTTCGGCCTGCTGGTAGGGCAACTGACAGATATTG GTATTACCACTTACTACATTTACGTTTTCAAGAGCTACATGGATCAATTGCACAAAGAAATAAAAGAAGCACCTGAAAAATGCGACAACAAAAACGAATTAATAAAAGTTCCAATTGTCTAA